The Alnus glutinosa chromosome 3, dhAlnGlut1.1, whole genome shotgun sequence nucleotide sequence CTTTGTATATAAACAGAGACGAGTCTGATTTGGAGCTAGTGAACTTTAGATCAAGTAGTCGAGTACTTAGGCCTGAAAACCAGGCGCGGGGGgcctgttttaagccatataaggctttgcggAGCTTACAAACAGCTGCTGGATATTGAGGATGCTGAAATCCAGGAGGTTGAGCCATATACACAGTTTCTTGAAGGTGACCATGAAGAAATGCGTTGCTAACATCCACTTGTCGAATGTCCCAACCTGCAGAGACAGCAATGGAGAGCACAGAACGAATAGTAATAGGTTTGACCACTGAACTATAAGTTTCAGCAAAGTCAATTCCAGATTGTTGGTGAAACCCTTTTGCCACTAAACGAGCCTTGTACCGTTCTATTTCGCTATtagcttttcttttaattctgaAAACCCATTTGGAGCTGACAATGTTCACTGAGGGAAGGGATGGAACTAGAGACCATGTTCCATTTTTTAGGAGAGCATCAAATTCAGCATTCATAGCTGCTCGCCAGGCCGGATGTTTGCTGGCTTGAGAGAAACAAGTAGGTTCTTCTTCGGTGGATGCAATGGAAGCTGTGAGAGCTTGAGGAGGGTACCTCACCCTGCCATCAGTGAACTTGGATGGCTTGAAGATCATATTCTGTGACCGAGTGGTCATGTCATGGACTCGGGTTGGAGGAATTTGTAAGGGGGCATAAGAGGCTGGCTCGGATTGAAAAGGTGAGGGCGGTGTGTTTACTGTAGGGGAAGGTGATGGAGTAAGTGGTGTGTTTGGAAAGGTCAGCAGAGGTGGATCTGAACATGAGGCAGGAGATTGAGGAGTTAAGGAAGGTATAATGGGAATAGAGATCAAGGAAGGTGTGATAGGAACAGTAGATGTTGTAGTAGGAGTAGGAGTTGAAAAGGGGAAGCTGTTTTCATTGAAGACAACATGTCTTGCAATATAGACTCGACCGGAGGGAAGATGAAGACATTTATAGCCAAGATGTTGTTTGCTATATCCAATAAACACACAAGAGGAAGAGTGGAAGGAGAGTTTAGAGGAGTTGTAAGGGCGAAGAAGAAAGGGCCAGCATTCACAACCAAAATTTTTAAGGAATTTGTAGTCAGGAGGAGTGTGAAAGAGAGACTCAAAGGGAGATTTTCTGTTAGTAACTTTAGATGGGAAACGATTGATGAGATAAGTGGCTGTTTCAAAAGCTGAATCCCAAAAGATTAAAGGTACATTTGCAGTGGCAAGAAAGGAGAGGCCGGTTTCAACAATGTGGCGATGTTATCTTTCAACAGTTCCCATTTGATGATGGGTGTGTGGACAGCTTAATCTATAAGAGGTTCCCATGGAATTAAGGGCAGATTGAAGTGGGCGAAATTCACCACCATTATCACTTTGGACAGATTTAATTTTAGTATTGAAGAATGTTTCAACAAGATGTTTGAAACGAAGAAAAGTTGAACACACTTCAGATTTAGTTGCAAGAGGAAAGAGCCACGTGTACTtactaaaatcatcaaccacacttAAATAGAAACGATTGTTGTTTACAGAGGCAGGgccccatacatcaagaaaCAACAATTGAAGGGGAGAATTTGAAATAGAAGGTGAATAACTGAAATGAAAACGGTGACTTTCGCCCTGTTGACATGGAGAGCAAACAGAGGAGGACTTTGATGAAGACACAGGCAGTTTATTTGACTGGACAACTTGGTTGACGATTGGAGAGGCAGGATGACCAAGCCTTAGATGCCACTGATCCAGGGATACTTTTTCACCAAGGAAGGTAGCAAGAGACCGGGAAGAAGCAGCAGCAAAGGATGGCCATGGATAGAGACCGAGCTTACTCGGGCCTTGAAGGAGCAATTGACGAGTTTGAAGATCCTTAACACAAAAAAAGGTAGGGTGAAACTCAATGAAAACATGGTTATCATGTGTGAATTGATTTACGGATATAAGGTTTTTCTGTATTTGAGGAacatgaaaaagagagaataaatgaaaattacGTGAGGGAGTGGGTAAGAGTCCACGACCAGAATTTGAAATATGCAAACCTTGCCCATTCCCCACTCGGATCTGATCAGTGCCATTGTAGTTCTCAGCATGCATATTGAGGTTTGCCAGCTCATTCGTGAGATGGACATTAGATCCGGTGTCATGATACCATTGAGAGTCAGATGCAGTAGGGAGGGAAGCCAAGTTTGCATTCAGGGGAGAGCTTTCAGATTGGTATCCTTGTTCAAACCGGAACCAGCAAGTGGCAGCCATATGGCCTAGCTTGTGATAAACTTGACATGTAGGGCGTTGGGACAGGCCAGAAAAGGAATATTGATGAGGTGGTCCTCGACCACCGCCACGCCCCCTGCCACGAGAGAAATTAGTGTTGCGGTAGCCCGTATTGGAGCCACGATTGTTCCTTGGATAGCTAGGACTTTGACGTTGAGCAGTGTTGGCAGTAGAGATGTTGATATCAAGGGCTGTTTTGTGAGTCTCCAGACGCAGTTCATGTGATAACATGTAGCCATAAAGGTTAGTAAGAGAGATAGAATCCTGCCTTGTTGTGACAGAGGTAACAAGGGGGTCATAATCAGCACCCACTCCGGCAAGGATGTTTGAGAttaattcagaatcttcaacgGGCTTTCCAATGGCAGCCAAGAGGTTTGCAATTCCTTGTGCTTTTTGGAAATAAGCAGAGACAGTTTGAGCATCTTTCTTCAGATTGGATAGTTGTTGCTTGAGTTGGAGGATCCGAGATTGGGACTGCGCAGCAAATAGAGTTTCGAGAGTGACCCAGACTTCCCGAGATGTTGTAAGGCCGATAACATGAGGCAGTGTTTCCACCGAGAGTGTGGAGATGATGGCGCTGAAGATAATGCGATCTTGATGATACCATGGAGAATGATCGGGATTGAGGATGAGGAGACTAGAGGTTCGGTCAGGGATGAGTTTTGGAGGCTGAGGGAAGGTGCCATCAACATAACCGAAGAGGTTGTGGCCTTCAAGAAACGGAACCATGAGAAATTGCCATAGGATGTAATTATCCTGGGTTAGTTTTTCAAAGATGTGATGGTGCACATTCTGAATAAGAATAGGGGAAGTAACTGGGATGGAGATAGGCGGTGGGTTGGAGGTGGTAGAATCGGTTTCAGAGGTGGGAGCAGCCATAGACGTTAGTCTTCactggctttgataccatataggATTTTAGGATATATAGGTAAAACTGCCTACCATAATTGTATGGCAGTGTTGGAATATATAGAGAATAAATCATCTAGCTTACACTAGATATCTTTTACATGAAGAGTTCTAGTACTAATAACTATCTACCTTATCACAAGACTTAAAGAGACCTAGACTAATAGAATATAACTAGTCTAAAGATTATCCATAGAGACAGAGTCTTGATCTAACTCTAACACTTTACACTTATCATTATCTAATAACAACTCTTGATCTAACTCTAACACTTTACACTTATCATTATCGGATAACAAGTCTAATCCAATAGAGAGGCACAAAATGCTCAGATCGAAGTGTTGTTCACAAGTCGTTCGATCGCCGCACAATAAATTTGAAAACCCCTAAAGTTGGATCAATCCAACTTAAATTTGGATAGATCCAACCAGCCgctaacaaaattaatttttagccGACTTAGCTTTAAATCCTTAGTTTTCTTCCTACCTATATAAGGCTAATGACCCACAAATTTCAAAGGGACCAAGAGGCAACTTTTCATTGTTCTAGAAGAAGTTTATTCTTGTTCTTAAGCCTAAACAATTTCTATCCATCTCCTTGTTTTTCATCATTCAAACCATAGAAAAGCTTATACTCATCAAAGTTCTGGGTTGAAGCGGACAAGGTTTGTTTGTGAAGGCGATTCATGTAGAAGAAGGCTAGAGGTTCTAGAGCTACTATGATGGGAGGTGAAAGTGTCATTTGCCAGGGTTGCAAGATTGAGTCTTTGGAGTTGTAAGAACAATTTGTAATACAAGTCTTCTATAGGGGATGCTTTTGGGGTTGGCTGGCCCCAGGAgtagttttactttttaaaagttcttcaaaaggttttcacttcgtcaccaaatctctgtgtttaatttatttactatTGATCTTGATTTTGGTGACTATATCTGTGGTAATTGACTTATAATTGGTTTGGTAATCTTGTTTGTAACAACTTGGAGTCTAAATCagaattttttaattggtatcaaagcggaTTCACTttatttggattaatttccttgGTGAGATCCTTTACCCATGTTGTCATGGAAAAATATCAGTCCCTTAGTGTGAGTTTTCAATTTAGAATAGACTCTAGGGGtaagaaagataaaaatactCAAGGCATCGAATGTCATGAATGCTATGGTTTTGGACATATTCGAGCTGAGTattcaaattataaaaagtcCAAAAGAAAAGCTATGAAAGTTACCCTTGGAATGAGTTAGACACTAATGACTCTCTTGGTGAGAATGAAAATTGCATGGCTTTTACCGCTTCTATGAAGAGTGGTAGTGTGTCTAGTGTGGCTGAGACACTTGACCATGTTGAGGCATCTTAGGACGATTCTAAGGATGAGGATGACCTTCAGATGGCCTATAATAAGTTGCAAACTATGATACCCATTGCAAAACCAAGCTTTACGCAAAAAAAGCCGGACTTTAACAAGACACTAATGTGCCAATTACCAGGTCAATAGACTATTTTATCATGAAATCCATCAGTTTATCAACCAATTAGCATATGACTTTTCCTTTTAATAAGTTAGCAAGCCATTATTATCAGCATGTAACATTAAATGTACATTCAATGAGCATATTATTAAACATAAAGGATCAATCACATGGATTTTGTTGTCGCCAGAACAAATTCCAGCATCTCCATACTATCAAGGAAATTTTGAATGTGGAATTTACAATTaccttgaaataaaaataagatccAAGTCTTACCTGAAGTTTATTGGGATCAGGATCCGATGCATCAATGATATCAATTTTGCCATTGATCCGGAATTGCTCCCAAGAGTCAGTGAAATACCAACACATCTATAAATCAAATATTGAGTTTAGGATAAACCTAAGAACACAAAATAAACCAGACTAGGAGAGAAGCTTCGGCGTTCGATGTGAATGCAATATAGTAGTGCAAATTAATTAGAGGCAAAATCATTCTTTAACTTAAATTTGGGAGTATACCTTAGAGAATAATTACCTCAGCAAATGGGCAATGCTTAAGCTCTTCAATCTGCATagtaaaccaaaaaataaagtctaacAGGCAATATCCCAATTAAAACAGAACCAAAATACTGAACAAACAAACGCCAGCACGTGCAGTGAAACACAGATATCAACAAAACCACTAAAAAGGCCTTGGAAATGCAAATGAGCAGTGAACAATAATTTCAATTAGCAGAGTTCAAGCCAAAATTCAAGCACAACAGCTAAATTTTCAGTCATACACAAAACTCAGATCGTAATTATATGTCAAAACAAGGAAAACAAGATCCCTAAAAATTAAGAACAAGAATAAGTAATATAAATTAAgtacgaaaaaaagaaaagactatGAGATAAAAAACCTTGTGAGTTCGGCAATCAGTGTTGATTTGGATCCTGTCGCTGTTCTCTTGAAATCCTCTGAAAACcaacaaccaaaaaagaaatcatAATTCCAACacacagagggagagagagggagagagggagagagagttaCCTGAAAACCAGAGTGCGATTCGAAGGTCTCCCATTTGATCCAATTGTTGCctaaaaccaaaccaaaaagaACATCCACAAAGTAACTGATTTTAGAAAATATGacttccaaaaagaaaagaatgaaaattaACGGACGTACAAGTTGAAAGAAGGAAGAGTGCTTCAGGTGAACGTTAGACTCCAGAGCGTTGATAAGAAGCTGCTTCCATGGCCCCGTTACTGTTCCCATCGCTTCTATTCCTGTTCGCAATCCTCGTTTCGTAGTTTTTCTGTCTGTTTTTACGTAACCGTAGTGACGGGAAACGCTGTCGTATGCTTAAACGCGCTCTTCTAAATtgcggttttttttttgttttttttttattttatttttttattttattttattcaaatacGGAAAAAAGCAGaaaacgaaaaaattacaaaggagGATCATTTCCACTCCTTCATCTTATAGAAAAAATGAAAGGTGAAACAGTGGGAATGGTTCCGAATACAAGGT carries:
- the LOC133864739 gene encoding pyridoxine/pyridoxamine 5'-phosphate oxidase 2, yielding MGTVTGPWKQLLINALESNVHLKHSSFFQLATIGSNGRPSNRTLVFRGFQENSDRIQINTDCRTHKIEELKHCPFAEMCWYFTDSWEQFRINGKIDIIDASDPDPNKLQQREKSWFASSPKSRLQYLGPNPGLPCLSEQPDQEFLDPSTGPVGAFCVLILDPDQVDYLNLKSNQRVKFTSGLSVNGEKCWTSERVNP